A genomic stretch from Geothermobacter hydrogeniphilus includes:
- the flhA gene encoding flagellar biosynthesis protein FlhA, whose protein sequence is MLALLKNQNLAQKVLRNDVIVGSGVVMILMVMIIPLPSLLLDLFLTLNITVSLVILIIALYTTRTLDFSSFPSLLLATTLFRLSLNVASTRLILLHGHEGADAAGTVIKSFGQFVVGGNYVVGIVIFCILVVINFMVITKGAGRVAEVAARFTLDAMPGKQMAIDADLNAGLIDEETARSRRKEIAEESDFYGAMDGASKFVRGDAIAGIIITLVNIGAGFVIGVLQNGMPAVSAAQTYTILTVGDGLVGQVPALIISTGAGILVTRAAGSRDFGTALKGQLTLHPRALWLVSGILLVFAMIPGLPHIPFVLISIVLGFIAFQVQKARERSLLAEAETVEDVEEQDVEVDFDELLHVDLLELEVGYGLIPLVDSNQEGELLPRIQAIRKQFAMDMGFIIPPVHIKDNLQLTPNQYSILLKGVKVGVGEVFPGQYLAMDPGTATEVIKGIETTEPAFGLPAVWISEDKKDRAQIAGYTVVDCATVMSTHLSEVIKNHAHELLGRQEVQNLLNSLSKTCPKLVEDLVPDILNIGLIMRVMQNLLKEHVSIRDIRTILETMADYAPHTQDAMVLTEYVRGALARSISDRYAVDGKNLNLITLDREIEETLHNAIHTSQEGSYLALEPGLAHNIIERLSDLVAGAGGGNVPVLLTAPTIRPHVKRLTERYLPQLVVLSHNEIAPQMMVRSLGTVSLNAG, encoded by the coding sequence ATGCTGGCACTGCTGAAGAATCAGAACCTGGCGCAGAAGGTGCTGCGCAATGACGTCATTGTCGGATCCGGAGTGGTAATGATCCTGATGGTGATGATCATTCCCCTGCCCTCGCTGTTGCTCGACCTCTTCCTGACCCTGAACATCACCGTTTCCCTGGTGATCCTGATCATCGCCCTGTACACCACCCGGACCCTCGATTTTTCCAGTTTCCCGTCCCTGCTGCTGGCGACGACCCTGTTCCGGCTGTCGCTCAATGTCGCCTCAACCCGGCTGATCCTGCTGCACGGGCATGAGGGTGCCGACGCGGCCGGCACGGTGATCAAGTCCTTCGGCCAGTTTGTCGTCGGCGGCAACTACGTGGTCGGCATCGTCATCTTCTGCATCCTGGTGGTGATCAACTTCATGGTCATCACCAAGGGCGCGGGAAGGGTCGCCGAGGTCGCCGCCCGGTTCACCCTCGACGCCATGCCGGGCAAGCAGATGGCCATCGACGCCGATCTCAACGCCGGGCTGATCGACGAGGAAACCGCCCGCAGCCGCCGCAAGGAGATCGCCGAGGAATCCGACTTCTACGGCGCGATGGACGGCGCCAGCAAGTTCGTCCGCGGCGATGCCATCGCCGGCATCATCATCACCCTGGTCAATATCGGCGCCGGTTTCGTCATCGGAGTGCTGCAGAACGGCATGCCGGCCGTCAGCGCCGCCCAGACCTACACCATCCTGACCGTCGGTGACGGCCTGGTCGGCCAGGTCCCGGCTCTGATCATTTCCACCGGCGCCGGCATCCTGGTTACCAGGGCCGCCGGCAGTCGGGATTTTGGCACCGCCCTCAAGGGGCAATTGACCCTCCATCCCCGGGCCCTGTGGCTGGTCAGCGGCATCCTGCTGGTCTTCGCCATGATTCCCGGCCTGCCCCACATTCCTTTCGTGCTGATTTCGATCGTCCTCGGATTCATCGCTTTCCAGGTACAGAAAGCCCGGGAGCGTTCCCTGCTGGCCGAGGCCGAAACGGTGGAAGATGTGGAAGAACAGGACGTTGAGGTCGATTTTGATGAGCTGCTGCATGTCGACCTGCTTGAACTCGAAGTCGGCTACGGCCTGATTCCCCTGGTCGATTCAAACCAGGAGGGTGAACTGCTGCCGCGCATCCAGGCGATCCGCAAACAGTTTGCCATGGATATGGGCTTCATCATTCCGCCGGTCCATATCAAGGACAACCTGCAGCTCACGCCGAACCAGTACAGCATCCTGCTCAAGGGCGTGAAAGTGGGTGTCGGAGAAGTGTTCCCGGGTCAATATCTCGCCATGGATCCGGGCACCGCGACCGAGGTTATCAAGGGGATAGAAACCACCGAACCGGCCTTCGGTCTGCCGGCGGTATGGATTTCCGAAGACAAGAAGGATCGCGCGCAAATAGCCGGATATACAGTGGTTGACTGTGCCACGGTGATGAGTACCCACCTGTCCGAGGTGATAAAAAATCATGCCCACGAGCTGCTTGGACGACAAGAGGTACAGAACTTGCTGAATAGTCTTTCCAAGACCTGTCCGAAACTGGTCGAAGACCTGGTACCCGACATTCTCAACATCGGACTCATTATGCGCGTCATGCAGAATCTTCTCAAAGAACACGTCAGCATCCGGGATATCCGCACCATCCTGGAAACAATGGCCGACTACGCGCCCCATACCCAGGACGCGATGGTGCTGACCGAGTATGTCCGCGGCGCCCTGGCCCGCTCCATCAGCGACCGGTACGCTGTGGACGGGAAAAATCTCAACCTGATCACCCTCGACCGCGAGATCGAGGAAACCCTGCACAACGCCATTCACACCAGCCAGGAGGGAAGCTACCTGGCACTCGAACCGGGCCTCGCTCACAACATTATCGAACGTCTCAGCGACCTGGTCGCCGGAGCCGGCGGCGGCAATGTGCCGGTGCTGCTGACGGCCCCGACCATCCGCCCCCATGTCAAAAGGTTGACCGAGCGCTACCTGCCGCAACTGGTGGTGCTCTCGCACAATGAAATCGCACCGCAGATGATGGTGCGTTCCCTGGGAACGGTGAGCCTCAATGCAGGTTAG
- the flhB gene encoding flagellar biosynthesis protein FlhB, producing the protein MAEEQDQERSEQATDKRREEFRSKGQVAQSREVQTAMLLTAMLLMWFFYLPFFWPRLQKLVAGIWSRSGEIRVNPESMYDLGMAIFGQVAMLLAPIMLLVLVVGALSSIMQIGFLLTGKPMEPDLSKLNPIQGAKKFISRRSAVEVIKSLAKVGLVGVVAFKTVYNEFGNSILLVDMPPSETMRFLGRTAGLVLFKSCGVLIILALFDYLFVRWEMEQKMKMTKQEQKEELKETEGDPQLRARVRSLQQEMARKRMMSEVPKADVVVTNPTHLSIALKYDRATMAAPQVIAKGADHLAMKIREIARENRIVMVENKPVARALYKLEIGQAVPEELFTAVAEILAYVYGLKN; encoded by the coding sequence ATGGCTGAAGAGCAGGACCAGGAACGGTCAGAACAGGCAACAGACAAGCGACGCGAGGAGTTCCGCAGCAAGGGTCAGGTGGCCCAGAGCCGCGAAGTTCAGACCGCGATGCTGCTCACCGCGATGCTGCTGATGTGGTTCTTTTACCTGCCCTTCTTCTGGCCGCGGCTGCAGAAACTGGTGGCCGGCATCTGGAGCCGGTCCGGTGAAATCAGGGTGAACCCGGAATCGATGTATGACCTCGGGATGGCCATTTTCGGACAGGTCGCCATGCTGCTCGCTCCGATCATGCTGCTGGTGCTGGTGGTCGGGGCCCTTTCCAGCATCATGCAGATCGGCTTTCTGCTGACCGGCAAGCCGATGGAGCCGGACCTGAGCAAGCTCAACCCGATCCAGGGAGCGAAAAAGTTCATTTCCAGGCGCTCGGCCGTCGAGGTCATCAAATCACTCGCCAAGGTCGGCCTGGTGGGGGTGGTTGCCTTCAAAACCGTCTACAACGAATTCGGCAACAGCATCCTGCTGGTTGATATGCCGCCGTCGGAGACCATGCGTTTTCTCGGTCGGACCGCCGGTCTGGTGTTGTTCAAAAGCTGCGGCGTGCTGATCATACTGGCGCTGTTCGATTACCTGTTCGTGCGCTGGGAGATGGAACAGAAGATGAAAATGACCAAGCAGGAACAGAAGGAAGAGCTCAAGGAAACCGAGGGTGATCCGCAGCTGCGGGCTCGGGTGCGCTCCCTGCAGCAGGAAATGGCACGTAAACGGATGATGAGCGAAGTGCCCAAGGCCGACGTGGTGGTCACCAATCCGACCCACCTGTCGATCGCCCTGAAATATGACCGCGCAACCATGGCCGCCCCGCAGGTCATCGCCAAAGGCGCCGATCACTTGGCGATGAAAATCCGCGAGATCGCCCGTGAAAACCGGATCGTCATGGTGGAAAACAAACCGGTCGCCCGGGCGCTTTACAAGCTGGAAATCGGGCAGGCGGTACCGGAGGAACTTTTTACCGCCGTCGCCGAGATCCTCGCCTACGTCTATGGATTGAAGAATTAA
- the fliR gene encoding flagellar biosynthetic protein FliR encodes MTLPQLSVETIQAFLICLVRVAALIGTLPLYSGGQTPMRVRAGLTVMLTLMIFPLVRATLPQASMEPVSLLILLTGEGMFGLMVGYLARFIFTAVELGGTVIGYQMGFAAANVFDPQNQRQVSLISQFQNVLAILIFLSLNIHHYFIRALVNSFEMLPPGHWDFSGGAVPYLLELAGKMFVLGIQLSAPILAVLLLSGLVLGIMARVFPQLNVFLLSFPLNIGITFLLMGLTLNLMVALLNQEFSDLEQRFRLLFEAL; translated from the coding sequence ATGACCCTGCCGCAGCTGTCCGTTGAAACCATCCAGGCATTCCTGATCTGCCTGGTTCGGGTGGCCGCCCTGATCGGCACCCTGCCACTCTACAGCGGCGGGCAGACACCAATGCGGGTGCGCGCCGGACTGACGGTTATGCTGACACTGATGATTTTCCCGCTGGTCCGGGCCACCCTGCCGCAGGCCTCGATGGAACCGGTCTCGCTGCTGATCCTGCTGACCGGGGAAGGCATGTTCGGACTGATGGTCGGTTACCTGGCAAGGTTCATCTTCACCGCGGTGGAACTCGGCGGAACGGTGATCGGCTACCAGATGGGGTTTGCCGCCGCCAACGTCTTCGATCCCCAGAACCAGCGTCAGGTCTCGCTGATTTCGCAATTTCAGAATGTTCTCGCGATCCTGATTTTTCTCTCCCTCAACATCCATCATTACTTCATTCGCGCGTTGGTCAATTCCTTTGAGATGCTGCCGCCGGGACATTGGGATTTCTCCGGAGGTGCCGTCCCCTACCTGCTGGAGCTGGCCGGAAAAATGTTCGTCCTCGGCATCCAGCTCAGCGCTCCGATACTGGCGGTGCTGCTTCTTTCGGGACTGGTGCTCGGCATCATGGCCAGGGTTTTTCCGCAACTGAATGTGTTTCTGCTCTCCTTCCCGCTCAATATCGGCATCACGTTTCTGCTGATGGGCTTGACCCTGAACCTGATGGTGGCACTGCTGAACCAGGAGTTTTCCGATCTCGAACAGCGCTTCCGACTGCTGTTCGAAGCGCTCTAG
- the fliQ gene encoding flagellar biosynthesis protein FliQ has product MSPEMVIDVGRRAVELVLLLSAPMLICAVVVGLVISVLQAATQINEQTMTFIPKIVAVLVALVLFAPWMIQLMLTFTREIYGNINHLGG; this is encoded by the coding sequence ATGTCTCCCGAAATGGTTATCGATGTCGGCCGTCGCGCCGTAGAACTGGTCCTGCTGCTTTCAGCACCGATGCTGATCTGCGCCGTGGTCGTCGGCCTGGTGATCAGTGTTCTGCAGGCCGCCACCCAGATCAACGAGCAGACGATGACCTTCATCCCGAAAATCGTCGCGGTTCTGGTCGCGTTGGTGCTGTTCGCGCCCTGGATGATTCAGCTGATGCTGACCTTCACCAGGGAAATTTACGGCAACATCAATCATCTTGGTGGTTAG
- the fliP gene encoding flagellar type III secretion system pore protein FliP (The bacterial flagellar biogenesis protein FliP forms a type III secretion system (T3SS)-type pore required for flagellar assembly.): protein MLFILAILLIPPAAHAQGLPTITFGIGEASSPGEVSTALQILVVLTILSIAPAILLMTTAFTRIVVVLSFVRQAMGTQQMPPNQVIIGLSLFLTFFIMAPVFNQMNDTALQPYLAKKISQEQALKRALAPMREFMYRQTDEKDLALLVNIAGIDQPQDLTDVPTVALIPSFMLSELKRAFQIGFLIYVPFLVIDMVVASVLMAMGMMMLPPPIISLPFKLLLFVLVDGWGLVVGSLVQSFH from the coding sequence ATCCTTTTCATCCTTGCCATTCTTCTCATTCCGCCGGCCGCGCATGCCCAGGGCCTGCCGACCATCACCTTCGGCATCGGCGAGGCGTCAAGCCCGGGAGAGGTGTCCACCGCCCTGCAGATCCTGGTGGTGCTCACCATTCTCTCCATCGCCCCGGCGATCCTGCTGATGACCACCGCCTTCACCCGCATCGTGGTCGTCCTCTCCTTTGTCCGGCAGGCCATGGGAACGCAGCAGATGCCGCCCAACCAGGTCATTATCGGCCTCTCGCTGTTTCTCACCTTCTTCATCATGGCGCCGGTCTTCAACCAGATGAATGACACCGCTCTGCAGCCCTATCTGGCCAAAAAAATATCCCAGGAACAGGCCCTGAAACGAGCGCTGGCGCCGATGCGGGAGTTTATGTACCGACAGACCGATGAGAAAGACCTCGCCCTGCTGGTCAATATCGCCGGCATCGATCAACCTCAGGATCTGACCGATGTTCCGACCGTGGCGCTGATTCCGTCTTTCATGCTTTCCGAATTGAAGCGGGCCTTTCAGATCGGCTTTCTCATCTATGTCCCTTTTCTGGTGATCGACATGGTCGTCGCCTCGGTCCTGATGGCGATGGGCATGATGATGCTGCCGCCGCCGATCATCTCTCTGCCCTTCAAGCTGCTGCTGTTCGTACTGGTCGACGGCTGGGGGCTGGTGGTCGGCTCGCTGGTACAGAGTTTTCACTGA
- a CDS encoding FliO/MopB family protein — MKRILWIVGLLLTQPTLGFAAADSSSGELLSSGMRVIGTLVLIIGLVLVIYALAKKRFKLLPGRHQGAIQVLEMRYLAPKKAVALVKVRGQELLLGIGQEQVNLLHRLDTPTDFETTLQDQLKEQA, encoded by the coding sequence ATGAAAAGGATTCTCTGGATCGTCGGGCTGCTGCTGACGCAACCGACCCTGGGATTTGCGGCGGCGGACAGCTCCAGCGGCGAACTGCTGAGCAGCGGCATGCGGGTAATCGGCACGCTGGTGCTTATCATCGGCCTGGTGCTGGTGATCTATGCCCTGGCAAAAAAACGCTTCAAACTCCTTCCCGGCCGACACCAGGGAGCCATCCAGGTACTTGAGATGCGCTACCTGGCCCCCAAAAAAGCCGTCGCGCTTGTCAAGGTCCGAGGGCAGGAACTGCTGCTCGGAATCGGCCAGGAGCAAGTCAACCTGCTGCACCGGCTGGACACTCCGACAGACTTCGAAACCACTCTGCAGGATCAATTGAAGGAGCAGGCGTGA
- the fliN gene encoding flagellar motor switch protein FliN — protein METDTRNTTDAGNGDLNAGTVNPRSIDFLLDIPLNVSVEVGRSRILVKELLQMREGYVIELDKLAGEPLDLYVNSKLIARGEAVLANDKFGLRLTDVISPAERIENLG, from the coding sequence ATGGAAACTGATACTCGAAACACCACAGACGCCGGCAACGGGGATCTGAACGCAGGCACCGTAAATCCGCGCAGCATCGACTTTCTGCTCGACATTCCACTGAATGTCTCGGTCGAGGTCGGTCGGTCGCGCATCCTGGTCAAGGAACTGCTGCAGATGCGCGAAGGCTATGTCATCGAGCTGGACAAGCTCGCCGGAGAGCCCCTGGACCTGTATGTCAACTCGAAACTGATCGCCCGCGGCGAAGCGGTGCTGGCCAATGACAAGTTCGGCCTGCGCCTGACCGATGTCATCAGCCCGGCGGAACGCATCGAGAACCTCGGCTGA
- the fliM gene encoding flagellar motor switch protein FliM, with protein MERILSQEEISELLTAVKHGDIEPEPEETAFSDSGSVCRLDLVRAGSNNELRLNNLDLILDSFARNYAITLTNRIQQPANVKRTAISSMECESYLNHLKDGAAIGVYKLEPLRHGILVVFESELSFAMVELLLGGNLGTKSRTAQRPLTSIELNILDNSIGDASLDLVKALGDLEELTIEPQGIQNNPRMVNLIPADAMTIVAKLNVEMNGASGQMHLVIPNSVIDPLREKLQARDQPDNLGDNGWQKHLRRELPLVQVEMSAELGTINLEMRDFINFQVGDIIDLPWSPSEPLTIHVEGRPKYFAQAGIRNGNKAVRISGIYQEGAEHGN; from the coding sequence GTGGAACGCATCCTGAGTCAGGAAGAGATCAGCGAACTGCTCACCGCCGTCAAACACGGCGACATCGAGCCCGAGCCCGAAGAGACCGCCTTCTCCGACAGCGGGTCCGTCTGTCGCCTGGACCTGGTACGGGCCGGGTCGAACAACGAACTGAGGCTCAACAACCTCGACCTGATCCTCGATTCGTTCGCGCGCAATTACGCGATCACCCTGACCAATCGCATCCAGCAGCCGGCCAACGTCAAACGCACCGCCATCTCTTCGATGGAATGTGAATCCTATCTCAACCATCTCAAGGATGGCGCAGCCATCGGCGTCTACAAACTCGAGCCCCTGCGGCACGGCATCCTTGTCGTCTTTGAATCCGAGCTTTCCTTTGCGATGGTCGAGCTCCTGCTCGGCGGCAACCTCGGCACCAAGTCGCGAACGGCGCAACGGCCGCTGACCTCCATCGAGCTGAATATCCTCGACAACAGCATCGGGGATGCGTCTCTCGACCTGGTCAAGGCGCTCGGCGACCTTGAGGAACTCACCATTGAGCCGCAGGGGATTCAGAACAACCCGCGCATGGTCAACCTGATTCCCGCCGACGCGATGACCATCGTCGCCAAACTGAACGTCGAAATGAACGGCGCCAGCGGTCAGATGCACCTGGTCATCCCCAATTCGGTCATTGACCCACTGCGCGAGAAACTGCAGGCCAGGGATCAGCCGGACAACCTCGGGGACAACGGCTGGCAGAAGCACCTGCGGAGAGAACTGCCCCTGGTCCAGGTCGAGATGTCGGCAGAACTCGGAACCATCAACCTCGAAATGCGTGATTTCATCAACTTCCAGGTCGGCGACATCATTGACCTGCCCTGGAGCCCGTCCGAACCCCTGACCATTCATGTCGAAGGTCGGCCCAAGTATTTTGCCCAGGCAGGTATCCGCAACGGCAACAAGGCCGTACGCATCTCGGGAATCTATCAAGAGGGAGCAGAGCATGGAAACTGA
- a CDS encoding flagellar basal body-associated FliL family protein, producing the protein MADKPENAPEGGGKSKKMLLIIIIAAVVLIGGGVAAFLLLSGNSDADAKAEQAKKDAEAIASTNIGPMVNIESFIVNILDDSGTRYLKAAMTLEVTSDKTVEEINQRMPQIKDAILLLIGNKSFSELQDLQGKMQLRAELSAKLNDLLKSGQIKRIYFTDFVVQ; encoded by the coding sequence ATGGCCGACAAACCTGAAAATGCTCCCGAGGGGGGCGGTAAATCAAAAAAGATGCTGCTGATCATCATTATCGCCGCGGTGGTACTGATCGGCGGCGGCGTCGCGGCTTTCCTGCTGCTGAGCGGCAACAGCGATGCCGACGCCAAAGCTGAACAGGCGAAAAAGGATGCCGAAGCCATCGCCAGCACCAACATCGGCCCGATGGTCAACATCGAATCCTTCATCGTCAATATTCTCGATGATTCCGGCACCCGCTACCTCAAGGCCGCCATGACTCTCGAAGTCACCTCCGACAAGACGGTCGAGGAGATCAACCAGCGCATGCCGCAGATCAAGGATGCCATCCTGCTGCTGATCGGCAACAAGTCCTTCAGCGAACTGCAGGATCTGCAGGGGAAAATGCAGCTGCGGGCCGAACTGAGCGCAAAGCTCAACGATCTTCTCAAGAGTGGTCAGATAAAACGTATCTACTTCACCGATTTCGTCGTTCAGTAG
- a CDS encoding flagellar motor protein MotB: MARKQKKAEAGAPAWMVTFSDMVTLLLTFFVLLLSMARLDKMKFMDAAGSLRGAFGVLGSSDKAEVTKPRIIDVAPVYDDLVSRVYKRVLAHLQRLRIDREIELVKDRGAVVLRVNSAILFDPGQTRVKPEAEVILQKISELVRPLPMSLRIEGHTDDIPSRHAAVSNWDISVQRAVNVLKFMAKRKLMPLERMSAVGYGSMQPVVPNDSPEHRAMNRRVEFVLENLGNYREDLPYLIDAQDQLPF, encoded by the coding sequence ATGGCCAGAAAACAAAAAAAAGCGGAAGCCGGAGCACCGGCATGGATGGTCACCTTCAGTGACATGGTCACCCTGTTGCTGACCTTTTTCGTGCTGCTGCTGTCGATGGCACGCCTCGACAAGATGAAGTTCATGGATGCCGCCGGCTCCCTGCGTGGCGCCTTTGGCGTGCTGGGTTCTTCGGACAAGGCCGAGGTCACCAAGCCGCGTATCATCGATGTCGCTCCGGTCTACGACGACCTGGTGAGCCGGGTCTACAAGCGGGTCCTGGCTCACCTGCAGCGATTGCGGATCGACCGTGAAATCGAACTGGTCAAGGATCGCGGCGCGGTCGTGCTGCGGGTCAACAGCGCCATCCTGTTCGATCCCGGGCAGACCAGGGTCAAACCGGAGGCCGAAGTGATCCTGCAGAAAATTTCCGAACTGGTCCGGCCCCTGCCGATGAGCCTGCGCATCGAGGGGCATACGGATGACATCCCCAGCCGTCATGCCGCCGTGAGCAACTGGGATATCTCGGTACAGCGTGCTGTCAATGTTTTGAAATTCATGGCCAAACGCAAGTTGATGCCGCTGGAGCGCATGTCCGCGGTCGGATACGGGTCGATGCAGCCGGTCGTCCCCAACGATTCACCCGAACACCGGGCCATGAACCGGCGCGTTGAATTTGTTCTCGAAAACCTCGGCAACTATCGGGAGGACCTTCCCTACCTGATCGATGCCCAGGACCAGCTACCCTTCTAA
- a CDS encoding motility protein A codes for MDLSTILGILAAFGLMFAAMSSGGNIGIFIDIPSVMIVIGGTVGTVLVHFPFGDVFSSISVFKKAILHKSVDPKERVKTMVEYAGKARKEGVLSLQSVLNNINDPFLEKGLQMAVDGQEPDTLKELLDREIDYIQERHDKGADIFIAMGTYAPAMGMIGTLIGLVQMLQSLNDPSSIGPAMAVALLTTFYGAIIANVFCMPISGKLKGRSATEVLDKSLIAEGLKLILKGENPRIIEQKLHAFIAPKLRESNFNN; via the coding sequence ATGGACCTGTCAACCATTCTCGGAATCCTCGCAGCCTTCGGTCTGATGTTCGCCGCCATGTCGAGCGGCGGCAACATCGGTATTTTCATCGACATCCCGTCGGTCATGATCGTCATCGGTGGAACCGTCGGGACGGTGCTGGTGCACTTTCCCTTCGGCGACGTGTTCAGTTCGATCAGTGTCTTCAAAAAAGCGATCCTGCACAAATCGGTCGACCCCAAGGAACGGGTCAAAACCATGGTCGAGTACGCCGGCAAGGCCCGCAAGGAGGGCGTTCTCTCGCTGCAGTCGGTACTCAACAACATCAACGATCCGTTCCTGGAAAAAGGTTTGCAGATGGCGGTCGACGGCCAGGAACCGGACACCCTCAAGGAACTGCTCGACCGGGAGATCGACTACATCCAGGAACGTCACGACAAGGGAGCGGATATCTTCATCGCCATGGGCACCTACGCCCCGGCCATGGGCATGATCGGCACCCTGATCGGCCTGGTGCAGATGCTCCAGTCCCTCAACGACCCATCCTCCATCGGCCCGGCGATGGCGGTCGCCCTGCTGACCACCTTTTACGGCGCCATTATCGCCAACGTCTTCTGCATGCCGATCAGCGGCAAACTCAAGGGCCGTTCGGCGACCGAAGTCCTCGACAAATCACTGATCGCCGAAGGACTGAAGCTGATTCTCAAGGGCGAGAACCCGCGCATCATCGAACAGAAACTGCATGCCTTCATCGCCCCGAAACTGCGCGAAAGCAACTTCAACAACTGA
- a CDS encoding flagellar hook protein FlgE produces MGIASSLFSGVSGLTTNGNAMSVIGNNIANSNTIGFKSSRSIFADLLSSTISGSGGQSQIGRGSGMSVVDNIFSQGTFENTELNSDLAIEGPGFFMVTDPSTGELRFTRAGAFRFDADGYLINPEGYNVQGYILDDQGNTVGDLTNIKANTRSFSPANQTAMVTLNTNLNANSPYVGPFDINNPATTSNYAASIRVFDSLGQTHLLTTYFTKLDPATNPLQWGWYATMDAGELGGTPGTLQQVGTGTLQFDTSGNLVTPTVGTTTAGALTWGNSAAQNQQINIDFQTTQYSSASVVVAQEQDGFGTGTLVKLNIDNDGYIIGNFSNGQPRKLAQIALSKFSNPGGLSKAGNNLFEASDSSGPPIIGTVGSGVGKIFTNSLEQSNVDLAQEFVKMITTQRGFQANSKIITTTDEMLNDLINLKR; encoded by the coding sequence ATGGGAATCGCAAGCAGTCTCTTCAGTGGTGTTTCCGGCCTGACAACCAACGGCAACGCCATGAGCGTCATCGGCAACAACATCGCCAACAGCAACACCATCGGTTTCAAATCGAGCCGTTCGATTTTTGCCGACCTGTTGTCCAGCACCATTTCCGGCTCCGGCGGGCAATCACAGATCGGCCGCGGCTCGGGCATGTCGGTGGTTGACAACATCTTCAGCCAGGGAACCTTCGAGAACACCGAACTCAATTCCGACCTGGCGATCGAGGGACCGGGATTCTTCATGGTCACCGACCCGAGTACCGGCGAGCTGCGCTTCACCAGGGCCGGCGCTTTCCGTTTCGACGCGGACGGCTATCTGATCAATCCCGAGGGCTACAATGTTCAGGGCTATATCCTCGATGACCAGGGCAATACCGTCGGCGACCTGACCAACATCAAGGCCAACACCCGCTCCTTCAGTCCCGCCAACCAGACAGCGATGGTCACCCTGAACACCAACCTCAATGCCAATTCCCCTTACGTCGGTCCCTTCGACATCAACAATCCGGCGACCACATCGAACTACGCCGCGTCGATTCGGGTCTTCGACTCTCTCGGCCAGACCCACCTGCTGACCACCTATTTCACCAAACTCGATCCAGCCACCAATCCACTGCAATGGGGCTGGTATGCCACCATGGATGCCGGTGAACTCGGCGGCACCCCGGGCACCCTGCAGCAGGTCGGAACCGGCACCCTGCAGTTCGACACATCCGGCAACCTGGTCACCCCCACGGTCGGCACAACCACCGCCGGCGCTCTGACCTGGGGCAACTCGGCGGCCCAGAACCAGCAGATCAACATTGATTTCCAGACCACCCAGTATTCGAGCGCCTCGGTGGTCGTCGCCCAGGAGCAGGATGGTTTCGGTACCGGCACCCTGGTTAAACTCAACATCGATAATGACGGATACATCATCGGCAACTTCAGTAACGGACAGCCGCGCAAACTGGCCCAGATCGCCCTTTCAAAATTTTCCAACCCCGGCGGACTGAGCAAAGCGGGCAACAATCTTTTTGAAGCCAGCGACTCATCCGGCCCGCCGATCATCGGGACCGTCGGTTCCGGGGTCGGCAAGATCTTCACCAATTCCCTGGAGCAGTCGAATGTCGACCTGGCGCAGGAGTTCGTGAAAATGATCACCACCCAGCGCGGATTCCAGGCCAACTCGAAAATCATCACCACCACCGATGAAATGCTCAATGACCTGATCAACCTGAAGCGCTAG
- a CDS encoding TIGR02530 family flagellar biosynthesis protein: MSSPITIMPTPIGRPTSRPTTGTGRNSEVSDTRFESLLQDRMAGQNVRFSRHADQRLQQRGLRISGEQSQRLQQAMRKVADKGGRDSLVLLDNLALVVSVPNNTVVTVSDRGSLRENVFTNIDSAVIA; encoded by the coding sequence ATGAGCAGCCCGATCACCATCATGCCGACACCAATCGGCCGACCGACGTCCCGCCCGACAACCGGAACCGGGCGGAATTCGGAGGTCAGTGATACACGGTTCGAATCTCTGCTTCAGGACCGCATGGCGGGGCAAAACGTCAGATTCTCCCGTCATGCCGATCAAAGGCTGCAGCAACGCGGCCTGCGGATCAGCGGGGAGCAATCGCAACGCCTGCAGCAGGCGATGCGGAAAGTTGCCGACAAGGGCGGCCGTGACTCGCTGGTGCTGCTCGACAACCTGGCGCTGGTGGTCAGCGTCCCCAACAACACGGTCGTCACGGTCAGTGACCGCGGCAGCCTGCGGGAGAATGTCTTCACCAACATCGATAGTGCGGTCATCGCCTGA